In Paralichthys olivaceus isolate ysfri-2021 chromosome 1, ASM2471397v2, whole genome shotgun sequence, the following are encoded in one genomic region:
- the slc38a7 gene encoding sodium-coupled neutral amino acid transporter 7, producing MAINADVEDWGGVGNSDSGERAWLLQSPSVDSVQHLETDRRRSGGVSSLGAVFIVVNAALGAGLLNFPAAFNMAGGVTAGVMLQMFMLIFIITGLVILGYCSQVSNESTYQEVVRATCGKVTGVVCEVAIAVYTFGTCIAFFIVIGDQLDRLIVAVAHDDTGRFWYTDRKFTIVVTAVFVILPLSIPKEIGFQKYASALSVMGTWYVTIVVIIKYIWPDKEITPGYVPTSSASWTAVFNAMPTICFGFQCHVSCVPVFNSMRKKDLKPWGIVVTLSMIICLFVYIGTGVCGFLTFGSNVSQDVLMSYPPNDIAVAIARAFIVICVITSYPILHFCGRAVIEGLWLRFQGEQVEVCVRREQRRRILQTLVWFVLTLVLALFIPDIGRVISLIGGLAACFIFVFPGLCLMQAKLSETDSRTASWHVSVIFGVVMVTLGAFIFGLTTTNSIYQDVVS from the exons ATGGCGATCAACGCTGACGTGGAGGACTGGGGTGGCGTTGGGAACAGCGACTCTGGAGAAAGGGCGTGGCTCCTTCAGAGCCCCAGCGTGGACTCCGTGCAGCACCTTGAGAcggacaggaggaggagtggaggggtgTCGTCTCTAGGAGCGGTCTTCATTGTGGTGAATGCGGCATTGGGGGCGGGTCTGCTCAACTTCCCTGCTGCTTTCAATATGGCTGGAGGAGTAACTGCAGGAGTGATGCTTCAAATG tTTATGCTGATCTTCATTATCACTGGACTGGTGATTCTGGGCTACTGCTCCCAG GTCAGTAACGAAAGCACCTATCAGGAGGTTGTTCGAGCCACGTGTGGGAAAGTCACAGGAGTCGTATGTGAGGTTGCAATCGCCGTCTACACCTTCGGCACTTGCATCGCTTTCTTTATTGTCATCGGGGACCAACTGGATCGCT TGATTGTAGCTGTGGCTCATGACGACACTGGTCGCTTCTGGTACACTGACCGCAAGTTTACCATCGTTGTTACAGCAGTCTTTGTTATTCTTCCTCTGTCCATTCCCAAAGAGATTGGATTTCAGAAATACGCCAG TGCGCTGAGTGTGATGGGAACATGGTATGTTACCATTGTGGTCATTATTAAGTACATCTGGCCAGATAAAGAGATTACTCCAGGATATGTTCCCACCAG CTCTGCCTCCTGGACAGCAGTTTTCAATGCAATGCCCACCATATGCTTTGGTTTCCAG TGCCATGTCAGCTGTGTGCCGGTGTTCAACAGCATGAGAAAGAAGGACCTCAAACCTTGGGGAATTGTTGTCACGCTCAGCATGATAATCTGCCTCTTTGTTTACATAGGAACAG GCGTCTGTGGCTTCCTGACGTTTGGCTCCAACGTCAGTCAGGATGTGTTGATGTCGTATCCTCCTAATGATATTGCTGTGGCCATTGCAAGAGCTTTTATTGTTATCTGTGTGATCACATCCTACCCCATTCTACACTTCTGTGGCAG GGCCGTTATCGAAGGGCTTTGGCTGCGTTTCCAGGGCGAGCAGGTGGAAGTGTGCGTGCGACgcgagcagaggaggaggatccTGCAGACCCTGGTGTGGTTTGTACTCACCCTCGTCCTCGCCCTCTTCATCCCAGATATTGGTCGGGTGATCTCTCTGATCGGAGGACTGGCAGCCtgttttatctttgtctttCCAG GTTTGTGTTTGATGCAAGCCAAACTGTCAGAGACCGACAGCCGCACTGCCAG CTGGCATGTATCGGTCATCTTtggtgttgtcatggttacactGGGCGCTTTCATCTTCGGCCTCACCACAACCAACTCCATCTATCAAGACGTCGTCAGCTAA
- the got2b gene encoding glutamic-oxaloacetic transaminase 2b, mitochondrial: MALLKSHKVIHCLGNISPSLGVLSTRHSSWWAGVQMGPPDPILGVTEAFKKDSNPKKMNLGVGAYRDDQGKPFVLSCVRKAEALIAAKQLDKEYLPIGGLGEFTKACAQLALGADSEVLKSGRNITVQTISGTGSLRIGANFLSRFHGGPRDVYLPKPSWGNHTPIFRDAGMQLKAYRYYDPSTCGFDFKGALEDISKMPEKSVILLHACAHNPTGVDPKIEQWKEIASVVKQKNLLVFFDMAYQGFASGDIDRDAWAVRHFVEEGHNIVLSQSFAKNMGLYGERVGGFSVVCNDAEEAKRVESQLKILIRPIYSNPPMNGARIATTILNTPDLRSVWLEEVHGMANRIIKMREQLVAGLKKEGSSHNWQHVIDQIGMFCFTGLKPEQVERLSKEFSVYMTKDGRISMAGVSSGNVGYLAEAIHAVTK, encoded by the exons ATGGCCCTGCTCAAGTCCCACAAGGTGATCCACTGTCTGGGGAACATCTCTCCATCCCTGGGAGTCCTGTCCACCCGCCACAG CTCATGGTGGGCCGGAGTGCAGATGGGTCCCCCCGATCCCATCCTGGGGGTGACCGAGGCCTTCAAGAAAGACAGCAACCCCAAGAAAATGAACCTGGGAGTGGGAGCATACAGGGACGACCAGGGCAAGCCCTTTGTGCTCAGCTGTGTGCGCAAG GCAGAAGCTCTTATTGCAGCTAAACAGCTGGATAAGGAGTACCTTCCCATTGGTGGACTGGGGGAGTTCACCAAGGCCTGTGCCCAACTGGCTCTCGGTGCTGATAGTGAGGTCTTGAAGAGCGGCAGG AACATCACTGTTCAAACCATCTCAGGAACTGGATCTCTGCGCATTGGAGCCAACTTTTTG TCTCGATTCCACGGAGGCCCACGTGACGTGTACCTGCCCAAGCCCTCCTGGGGAAACCACACACCCATTTTCAGAGACGCTGGCATGCAGCTCAAAGCCTATCGCTACTACGACCCCTCCACATGTGGCTTCGACTTCAAAGGAGCTCTGGAGGACATTTCT AAAATGCCAGAGAAGAGCGTGATCTTGTTGCACGCTTGTGCCCACAACCCCACCGGTGTGGACCCCAAGATTGAGCAGTGGAAGGAGATCGCTAGCGTTGTGAAG CAAAAGAATCTGCTCGTGTTCTTCGACATGGCCTATCAGGGCTTCGCCAGTGGAGACATTGATCGTGATGCCTGGGCTGTGCGCCACTTCGTTGAGGAGGGCCACAACATCGTGCTGTCCCAGTCCTTCGCCAAGAACATGGGACTTTATG GTGAGCGCGTGGGAGGCTTCAGTGTCGTGTGTAACGATGCAGAGGAGGCAAAGAGGGTCGAGTCTCAGCTTAAGATCCTCATCAGACCCATTTACTCCAACCCACCAATGAACGGTGCCAGAATTGCTACAACCATTCTCAACACACCAGACCTGCGCTCAGTGTG GCTGGAGGAGGTCCACGGTATGGCAAACCGCATCATTAAGATGAGAGAACAGCTGGTGGCGGGACTGAAGAAGGAGGGCTCCTCTCACAACTGGCAGCACGTCATCGACCAGATCGGGATGTTCTGCTTCACAGGCCTCAAACCAGAACAG GTTGAGCGCTTGTCAAAGGAGTTTTCCGTGTACATGACTAAGGACGGCAGAATCTCCATGGCAGGCGTGTCCTCTGGAAACGTGGGCTACCTGGCGGAGGCGATCCACGCTGTTACCAAGTAG